In Vigna unguiculata cultivar IT97K-499-35 chromosome 3, ASM411807v1, whole genome shotgun sequence, a single genomic region encodes these proteins:
- the LOC114176598 gene encoding iridoid synthase CYC2-like, translated as MEHQAFVALVAGVTGMAGLSLAQALKEPNCPGGPWKVYGAARRPPPSWFPPSTVDHFITFDAVDSSDTHAKLSPFASEVTHLFWISLQVRADEEDNVRINKTMLLNVLTALKSCTHSKLAHVTVQTGTQHYMGPIHDPVLSTKLISHDPPFHESMARLPYPNFYYALEDLVESYAPSFTYSVHRSSIIVGASSRSIYNSLLTLATYAVICRHVGLAFRYPGTKYTWEHFCDMTDAGVLAQQHVWAAVTPETRNEAFNCTNGDVFTWKSIWKLLCELFDVEFVPFDETQTFDVVELMRDKGSIWKEIVEKYELHNTILEEITCYDALQAVLRFKFQHVSSMNKSREYGFFGHVDTFKSIRFWVEKLREMKIIPSYQH; from the coding sequence ATGGAACACCAAGCTTTTGTAGCACTAGTAGCTGGCGTCACAGGGATGGCTGGGCTGAGCCTAGCCCAAGCCCTGAAGGAGCCCAACTGTCCCGGAGGCCCATGGAAAGTTTACGGCGCCGCTCGCAGGCCACCGCCAAGTTGGTTCCCTCCTTCCACCGTCGACCACTTTATCACCTTTGACGCCGTCGACTCTTCCGACACGCACGCCAAGCTTTCCCCCTTTGCGAGTGAAGTCACCCACCTATTCTGGATCAGCTTGCAGGTTCGTGCAGATGAAGAAGACAACGTGAGAATCAACAAAACCATGCTACTCAACGTTCTCACCGCCCTCAAATCCTGCACGCATTCAAAGCTCGCCCATGTAACGGTCCAAACCGGAACGCAACACTACATGGGCCCAATTCACGATCCAGTCCTCTCCACCAAACTCATCTCCCACGACCCACCATTTCACGAGAGCATGGCGAGGCTCCCTTACCCCAACTTCTACTACGCGCTCGAGGATCTCGTTGAATCTTACGCGCCATCGTTCACCTACTCAGTGCACCGCTCTTCTATCATAGTAGGCGCGTCCTCCAGGAGTATATACAACTCGCTGCTCACGCTAGCAACCTACGCCGTAATTTGTCGCCATGTAGGATTGGCGTTTCGGTACCCGGGAACGAAGTACACGTGGGAGCATTTCTGTGACATGACCGACGCCGGAGTGTTGGCCCAGCAGCACGTGTGGGCTGCGGTTACCCCTGAAACTAGAAATGAGGCATTCAATTGCACAAACGGCGACGTTTTTACGTGGAAGAGCATCTGGAAGTTGCTCTGTGAACTTTTCGATGTGGAATTTGTACCGTTTGATGAAACGCAAACGTTTGATGTGGTGGAGCTGATGCGTGATAAGGGTAGCATTTGGAAAGAGATAGTGGAGAAATACGAGCTTCACAACACCATATTGGAGGAAATAACATGCTATGACGCCCTCCAAGCAGTGCTACGTTTTAAGTTTCAACATGTGTCTAGCATGAACAAGAGTAGAGAATATGGATTTTTTGGGCATGTTGATACCTTCAAGAGTATCAGATTTTGGGTGGAGAAACTGAGAGAGATGAAGATCATACCATCGTATCAACACTGA
- the LOC114175834 gene encoding iridoid synthase CYC2-like: MEPQAFVALVAGVTGMAGLSLAQALKQPNCPGGPWKVYGAARRPPPSWFPPSTVDHFITFDAVDSSDTHAKLSPFASEVTHLFWTSLQIRADEEDNVRINETMLLNVLTALKSCASSKLAHVTVQTGTKHYMGPIFDPVLSTKLISHDPPFHESMARLPYPNFYYALEDLAASYAPSFTYSVHRSSIIVGASSRSIYNSLLTLATYAVICRHVGLAFLYPGTKYTWEHFCDMTDAGVLAQQHVWAAVTPEARNEAFNCTNGDVFTWKSIWKLLCEVFDVEFVPFDETQTFDVVELMRDKGSVWKEIVEKYELHNTILEEITCYEALQAVLRFKFQHVSSMNKSREYGFFGHVDTFKSIRFWVEKLREMKLIPSYQQ; this comes from the coding sequence ATGGAACCCCAAGCTTTTGTGGCATTAGTAGCTGGTGTCACAGGGATGGCCGGGCTGAGTCTAGCCCAAGCCCTCAAGCAGCCCAATTGTCCCGGAGGCCCATGGAAAGTTTACGGCGCTGCCCGCAGGCCCCCGCCCAGTTGGTTCCCTCCTTCCACCGTCGACCACTTCATCACCTTTGACGCTGTCGACTCTTCCGACACGCACGCCAAGCTTTCCCCCTTTGCGAGTGAAGTCACGCACCTATTCTGGACCAGCTTGCAGATTCGTGCAGATGAAGAAGACAACGTGAGAATCAACGAAACCATGCTCCTCAACGTTCTCACCGCCCTCAAATCTTGCGCCTCTTCAAAGCTGGCTCATGTGACGGTCCAAACCGGCACCAAACACTACATGGGCCCAATTTTCGATCCAGTCCTCTCCACCAAACTCATCTCCCACGACCCACCCTTTCACGAGAGCATGGCGAGGCTCCCTTACCCCAACTTTTACTACGCGCTCGAGGATCTCGCTGCATCTTACGCGCCATCGTTCACCTACTCAGTGCACCGCTCCTCTATCATAGTAGGCGCGTCTTCCAGGAGTATATACAACTCGCTACTCACGCTAGCAACCTACGCCGTAATTTGTCGCCACGTAGGATTGGCGTTTCTCTACCCGGGAACGAAGTACACGTGGGAGCATTTCTGTGACATGACCGACGCCGGAGTGTTGGCGCAGCAGCACGTGTGGGCTGCGGTTACCCCTGAAGCTAGAAATGAGGCATTCAATTGCACAAACGGCGACGTTTTTACTTGGAAGAGCATCTGGAAGTTGCTCTGTGAAGTTTTCGATGTGGAGTTTGTGCCGTTTGATGAAACGCAAACGTTTGATGTGGTGGAGCTGATGCGTGATAAGGGTAGCGTTTGGAAGGAGATAGTGGAGAAATACGAACTTCACAACACCATATTGGAGGAAATAACATGCTATGAGGCCCTCCAAGCAGTGCTACGTTTTAAGTTTCAACATGTGTCTAGCATGAACAAGAGTAGAGAATATGGATTCTTTGGGCATGTTGATACCTTCAAGAGTATCAGATTTTGGGTGGAGAAGCTCCGAGAGATGAAGCTCATTCCCTCATATCAACAATGA